Proteins from a genomic interval of Chryseobacterium indologenes:
- a CDS encoding AMP-binding protein has protein sequence MPLSYVYGASEVPLLGQTIGANLKSTVEKYPHQEALICVHQDYRATYQEFYNQTTAVAKALIFLGAKAGDRVGVWSSNRYEWVLLQYATARIGTILVNINPAYRTHELTYVLNQSEVRFIFSSLHFKTSNYKEMVEYAKEVCPSLEHEIFFDDTWEDFVNNGQNISDEVLHSFEEHVQFDDPVNIQYTSGTTGFPKGVTLSHHNILNNGYFIGIRLHYTEKDRVCIPVPFYHCFGMVIGNICCTAHGACMVIPNDSFDPDITLKVVSDEKCTSLYGVPTMFIAELAVKDFETYDFSSLRTGVMAGSVCPPEIMKKVESLMNIKEMSICYGMTETSPVSTQTLIGTPLAKQVSTVGTVQDHLEIKIVDENGRILKRGEHGELCTRGYSVMLKYWNDPENTKKVLDHARWMHTGDLAVMDKDGYITISGRIKDLIIRGGENISPKEIEDFLYTYTHILDVQIIGIPSEKFGEEVMAWVKVRKGFTITEDELVEYCKGKIAHYKVPKYWKFVDEFPMTISGKIRKVEMREISMKELGLENAKNI, from the coding sequence ATGCCTTTATCTTATGTCTATGGAGCATCCGAGGTTCCATTATTAGGACAGACTATCGGAGCCAATCTTAAAAGTACAGTTGAAAAATACCCCCATCAGGAAGCATTAATCTGTGTTCATCAGGATTACAGGGCTACGTATCAGGAATTTTATAATCAGACAACTGCTGTTGCAAAAGCATTGATATTCTTAGGTGCAAAAGCCGGTGACCGGGTTGGAGTATGGTCTTCCAACCGTTACGAATGGGTACTTTTACAGTATGCAACGGCCAGGATTGGGACGATTTTAGTCAATATCAATCCCGCTTACCGTACGCATGAACTTACCTATGTTCTTAATCAGTCTGAAGTTCGTTTTATCTTTTCTTCTTTACATTTCAAAACCAGTAATTATAAAGAAATGGTAGAATATGCGAAAGAAGTATGCCCGAGCCTTGAGCACGAAATTTTCTTTGATGATACCTGGGAAGATTTTGTAAATAACGGGCAGAATATTTCTGATGAAGTACTTCACAGTTTTGAAGAACATGTACAGTTTGATGATCCTGTGAATATTCAGTATACTTCAGGCACTACGGGTTTTCCTAAAGGAGTAACACTTTCTCATCATAATATTTTAAATAACGGGTATTTTATCGGGATACGTTTACATTATACGGAAAAGGACAGGGTGTGCATTCCCGTACCTTTTTATCATTGTTTCGGAATGGTCATCGGGAATATATGCTGTACCGCTCACGGAGCCTGTATGGTAATCCCGAATGACAGTTTTGATCCGGATATCACCTTAAAGGTAGTCTCGGATGAAAAATGCACATCTTTATATGGTGTTCCTACTATGTTTATTGCTGAACTGGCTGTAAAAGATTTTGAAACCTATGATTTTTCAAGTTTAAGAACAGGAGTGATGGCAGGTTCAGTTTGTCCGCCAGAAATCATGAAAAAGGTGGAAAGCCTGATGAATATTAAGGAAATGAGCATCTGTTACGGAATGACGGAGACCTCTCCCGTCTCTACCCAGACTTTAATTGGAACTCCATTGGCCAAACAGGTAAGTACCGTAGGCACAGTACAGGATCACCTTGAGATAAAAATTGTTGATGAAAACGGCAGAATCCTGAAACGCGGGGAACATGGCGAACTTTGTACGAGGGGATATTCCGTTATGCTGAAATACTGGAATGACCCTGAAAACACAAAAAAAGTATTAGACCACGCGCGCTGGATGCATACAGGTGATCTGGCGGTAATGGATAAGGATGGCTATATTACCATTTCAGGAAGAATTAAGGACCTGATCATCCGCGGAGGAGAAAATATTTCCCCTAAAGAAATTGAAGATTTTTTATATACCTATACCCATATTCTGGATGTTCAGATCATAGGTATTCCCAGTGAAAAATTTGGAGAGGAAGTCATGGCATGGGTGAAGGTAAGAAAAGGATTTACCATTACTGAAGATGAATTGGTTGAATACTGCAAAGGAAAAATTGCCCATTATAAAGTTCCGAAATACTGGAAATTTGTAGATGAGTTTCCAATGACAATCTCAGGAAAGATAAGAAAAGTGGAAATGCGTGAAATTTCTATGAAAGAATTGGGTCTTGAAAATGCTAAAAATATATAA